In a single window of the Balearica regulorum gibbericeps isolate bBalReg1 chromosome 7, bBalReg1.pri, whole genome shotgun sequence genome:
- the LOC104630806 gene encoding L-threonine ammonia-lyase isoform X4 — protein sequence MPSNRGPYSRSRSCSTAKQDDNKIKKQDAPALCDLHCCKDGPIRNGLIGQKPPSINPERLKDFGEEDYLNGDVKTWEMKIVSRNEELLRDALSRIPQSSSRTSLSSSNKLIRFEDISAAAFKIQCGVQKTPCMYSRLSKQYGMDIYLKKEFLQYTGSVKERGVLYLLTSLPQDQQRKGVIVASDSNFSMAVAYHASELRIPVFVIMSTSTSPARVKTCREYGAMVISYGTTAKDSQTHARRLAQENGYLYLEEEDSAVYLSGLGTVGLELYEQVPKLDAVIFPAGGHCGLLAGSAAALKHLNPHISVIGVESESFPVLQQSLKAGHPIEDQACSNHHFYGDVSGLCFGSNSLQLTGKLVDKVVAVREEDILVSMLRLLEYERATVDAEGAIGLAALVAGKLPELKGKRVAIVICSGNLELHLLQQCIARALTLDNRVCRFSLVLSDSPGDISKLLEILAREEARVLDIKQERTFVTSELFTVEVTCTVETRDKIHTAQLRNALLERYPTAAWTER from the exons ATGCCGTCAAATCGTGGGCCCTACAGCAGGTCTAGATCATGCTCCACAGCTAAGCA gGATGACAATAAAATCAAGAAACAAGATGCACCAGCACTTTGTGATCTTCACTGTTGCAAGGATGGGCCAATAAGAAATGGCCTTATTGGGCAGAAGCCACCCTCTATCAACCCTGAGAGACTGAAAGATTTTGGTGAGGAGGATTACCTGAACGGGGATGTGAAGACCTGGGAAATGAAGATAGTGAGCCGTAATGAGGAGTTACTCAGGGATGCCCTTTCCCGCATCCCTCAGTCAAGCAGTAGGACCAGCCTGTCAAGCAGTAACAAGCTGATTCGATTTGAAGATATTAGTGCAGCAGCTTTCAAAATCCAGTGCGGTGTTCAGAAAACCCCCTGCATG TATTCTAGGCTATCCAAGCAGTATGGAATGGACATCTACCTAAAGAAAGAGTTCCTCCAGTACACAGGGTCTGTGAAGGAACGAGGTGTACTTTATCTTCTGACATCGTTGCCTCAG GATCAGCAAAGAAAGGGGGTGATCGTGGCTTCGGACAGTAACTTTTCCATGGCTGTTGCTTACCACGCCTCAGAGCTCCGTATTCCAGTATTTGTCATCATGTCAACCAGCACGTCCCCGGCCAGAGTGAAAACATGCCGTGAGTACGGTGCCATGGTTATATCCTATGGCACTACAGCTAAGGATTCCCAGACGCACGCAAGAAGGTTGGCACAGGAGAATGGTTACCTCTACCTTGAAGA GGAGGACAGTGCTGTCTACCTGTCGGGCCTGGGAACCGTGGGGCTGGAGCTCTACGAGCAGGTGCCAAAGCTGGACGCAGTGATTTTCCCTGCGGGAGGCCACTGTGGCTTGCTGGCGGGGTCGGCTGCTGCACTCAAACACCTCAACCCGCACATTTCTGTAATT GGGGTTGAATCTGAAAGTTTCCCTGTATTGCAACAATCCTTAAAGGCTGGCCACCCAATTGAAGACCAGGCTTGCAGCAATCATCATTTTTACGGAG ATGTGAGCGGGCTTTGCTTTGGCAGCAATTCTTTGCAGCTGACTGGGAAACTTGTGGATAAAGTTGTTGCTGTGAG GGAGGAGGACATCCTCGTTTCAATGCTGAGATTGCTGGAGTATGAGCGAGCCACGGTTGATGCAGAAGGGGCCATTGGACTTGCAGCATTAGTTGCAGGGAAGCTGCCCGAGCTGAAGGGTAAAAG agTGGCCATTGTTATATGCAGTGGAAACCTGGAGCTACATTTGCTGCAACAGTGCATAGCTCGTGCCCTGACCCTCGATAACAGAGTGTGCAGATTTTCCCTTGTGCTTTCTGACAGCCCAGGAGACATTTCAAAGCTACTGGAGATTTTAGCTCGGGAAGAAGCAAG AGTTTTGGATATCAAACAAGAACGCACGTTTGTGACATCTGAGCTCTTCACTGTTGAG
- the LOC104630806 gene encoding L-threonine ammonia-lyase isoform X2 translates to MNFAAQFLYSRVLKNRSPRDHAREDEDYDPFWQSYAEQLFLKKDDNKIKKQDAPALCDLHCCKDGPIRNGLIGQKPPSINPERLKDFGEEDYLNGDVKTWEMKIVSRNEELLRDALSRIPQSSSRTSLSSSNKLIRFEDISAAAFKIQCGVQKTPCMYSRLSKQYGMDIYLKKEFLQYTGSVKERGVLYLLTSLPQDQQRKGVIVASDSNFSMAVAYHASELRIPVFVIMSTSTSPARVKTCREYGAMVISYGTTAKDSQTHARRLAQENGYLYLEEEDSAVYLSGLGTVGLELYEQVPKLDAVIFPAGGHCGLLAGSAAALKHLNPHISVIGVESESFPVLQQSLKAGHPIEDQACSNHHFYGDVSGLCFGSNSLQLTGKLVDKVVAVREEDILVSMLRLLEYERATVDAEGAIGLAALVAGKLPELKGKRVAIVICSGNLELHLLQQCIARALTLDNRVCRFSLVLSDSPGDISKLLEILAREEARVLDIKQERTFVTSELFTVEVTCTVETRDKIHTAQLRNALLERYPTAAWTER, encoded by the exons ATGAATTTTGCAGCACAGTTTCTCTACTCCAGGGTGTTAAAAAACAGAAGTCCCAGGGACCACGCCAGGGAAGATGAAGACTACGATCCTTTCTGGCAAAG ttatGCTGAGCAGCTGTTCTTGAAAAA gGATGACAATAAAATCAAGAAACAAGATGCACCAGCACTTTGTGATCTTCACTGTTGCAAGGATGGGCCAATAAGAAATGGCCTTATTGGGCAGAAGCCACCCTCTATCAACCCTGAGAGACTGAAAGATTTTGGTGAGGAGGATTACCTGAACGGGGATGTGAAGACCTGGGAAATGAAGATAGTGAGCCGTAATGAGGAGTTACTCAGGGATGCCCTTTCCCGCATCCCTCAGTCAAGCAGTAGGACCAGCCTGTCAAGCAGTAACAAGCTGATTCGATTTGAAGATATTAGTGCAGCAGCTTTCAAAATCCAGTGCGGTGTTCAGAAAACCCCCTGCATG TATTCTAGGCTATCCAAGCAGTATGGAATGGACATCTACCTAAAGAAAGAGTTCCTCCAGTACACAGGGTCTGTGAAGGAACGAGGTGTACTTTATCTTCTGACATCGTTGCCTCAG GATCAGCAAAGAAAGGGGGTGATCGTGGCTTCGGACAGTAACTTTTCCATGGCTGTTGCTTACCACGCCTCAGAGCTCCGTATTCCAGTATTTGTCATCATGTCAACCAGCACGTCCCCGGCCAGAGTGAAAACATGCCGTGAGTACGGTGCCATGGTTATATCCTATGGCACTACAGCTAAGGATTCCCAGACGCACGCAAGAAGGTTGGCACAGGAGAATGGTTACCTCTACCTTGAAGA GGAGGACAGTGCTGTCTACCTGTCGGGCCTGGGAACCGTGGGGCTGGAGCTCTACGAGCAGGTGCCAAAGCTGGACGCAGTGATTTTCCCTGCGGGAGGCCACTGTGGCTTGCTGGCGGGGTCGGCTGCTGCACTCAAACACCTCAACCCGCACATTTCTGTAATT GGGGTTGAATCTGAAAGTTTCCCTGTATTGCAACAATCCTTAAAGGCTGGCCACCCAATTGAAGACCAGGCTTGCAGCAATCATCATTTTTACGGAG ATGTGAGCGGGCTTTGCTTTGGCAGCAATTCTTTGCAGCTGACTGGGAAACTTGTGGATAAAGTTGTTGCTGTGAG GGAGGAGGACATCCTCGTTTCAATGCTGAGATTGCTGGAGTATGAGCGAGCCACGGTTGATGCAGAAGGGGCCATTGGACTTGCAGCATTAGTTGCAGGGAAGCTGCCCGAGCTGAAGGGTAAAAG agTGGCCATTGTTATATGCAGTGGAAACCTGGAGCTACATTTGCTGCAACAGTGCATAGCTCGTGCCCTGACCCTCGATAACAGAGTGTGCAGATTTTCCCTTGTGCTTTCTGACAGCCCAGGAGACATTTCAAAGCTACTGGAGATTTTAGCTCGGGAAGAAGCAAG AGTTTTGGATATCAAACAAGAACGCACGTTTGTGACATCTGAGCTCTTCACTGTTGAG
- the LOC104630806 gene encoding L-threonine ammonia-lyase isoform X1: MVSPRGPPRARPMDMTTPGPLLPPYGVVVGVLLHLVVYLVAVLYSYAEQLFLKKDDNKIKKQDAPALCDLHCCKDGPIRNGLIGQKPPSINPERLKDFGEEDYLNGDVKTWEMKIVSRNEELLRDALSRIPQSSSRTSLSSSNKLIRFEDISAAAFKIQCGVQKTPCMYSRLSKQYGMDIYLKKEFLQYTGSVKERGVLYLLTSLPQDQQRKGVIVASDSNFSMAVAYHASELRIPVFVIMSTSTSPARVKTCREYGAMVISYGTTAKDSQTHARRLAQENGYLYLEEEDSAVYLSGLGTVGLELYEQVPKLDAVIFPAGGHCGLLAGSAAALKHLNPHISVIGVESESFPVLQQSLKAGHPIEDQACSNHHFYGDVSGLCFGSNSLQLTGKLVDKVVAVREEDILVSMLRLLEYERATVDAEGAIGLAALVAGKLPELKGKRVAIVICSGNLELHLLQQCIARALTLDNRVCRFSLVLSDSPGDISKLLEILAREEARVLDIKQERTFVTSELFTVEVTCTVETRDKIHTAQLRNALLERYPTAAWTER; encoded by the exons ATGGTCAGCCCTCGGGGTCCGCCCAGGGCCAGGCCCATGGACATGACAACCCCTGGACCCCTCCTGCCTCCTTATGGTGTCGTAGTTGGAGTTTTGCTTCACCTCGTTGTTTATTTAGTCGCTGTGCTGTATAg ttatGCTGAGCAGCTGTTCTTGAAAAA gGATGACAATAAAATCAAGAAACAAGATGCACCAGCACTTTGTGATCTTCACTGTTGCAAGGATGGGCCAATAAGAAATGGCCTTATTGGGCAGAAGCCACCCTCTATCAACCCTGAGAGACTGAAAGATTTTGGTGAGGAGGATTACCTGAACGGGGATGTGAAGACCTGGGAAATGAAGATAGTGAGCCGTAATGAGGAGTTACTCAGGGATGCCCTTTCCCGCATCCCTCAGTCAAGCAGTAGGACCAGCCTGTCAAGCAGTAACAAGCTGATTCGATTTGAAGATATTAGTGCAGCAGCTTTCAAAATCCAGTGCGGTGTTCAGAAAACCCCCTGCATG TATTCTAGGCTATCCAAGCAGTATGGAATGGACATCTACCTAAAGAAAGAGTTCCTCCAGTACACAGGGTCTGTGAAGGAACGAGGTGTACTTTATCTTCTGACATCGTTGCCTCAG GATCAGCAAAGAAAGGGGGTGATCGTGGCTTCGGACAGTAACTTTTCCATGGCTGTTGCTTACCACGCCTCAGAGCTCCGTATTCCAGTATTTGTCATCATGTCAACCAGCACGTCCCCGGCCAGAGTGAAAACATGCCGTGAGTACGGTGCCATGGTTATATCCTATGGCACTACAGCTAAGGATTCCCAGACGCACGCAAGAAGGTTGGCACAGGAGAATGGTTACCTCTACCTTGAAGA GGAGGACAGTGCTGTCTACCTGTCGGGCCTGGGAACCGTGGGGCTGGAGCTCTACGAGCAGGTGCCAAAGCTGGACGCAGTGATTTTCCCTGCGGGAGGCCACTGTGGCTTGCTGGCGGGGTCGGCTGCTGCACTCAAACACCTCAACCCGCACATTTCTGTAATT GGGGTTGAATCTGAAAGTTTCCCTGTATTGCAACAATCCTTAAAGGCTGGCCACCCAATTGAAGACCAGGCTTGCAGCAATCATCATTTTTACGGAG ATGTGAGCGGGCTTTGCTTTGGCAGCAATTCTTTGCAGCTGACTGGGAAACTTGTGGATAAAGTTGTTGCTGTGAG GGAGGAGGACATCCTCGTTTCAATGCTGAGATTGCTGGAGTATGAGCGAGCCACGGTTGATGCAGAAGGGGCCATTGGACTTGCAGCATTAGTTGCAGGGAAGCTGCCCGAGCTGAAGGGTAAAAG agTGGCCATTGTTATATGCAGTGGAAACCTGGAGCTACATTTGCTGCAACAGTGCATAGCTCGTGCCCTGACCCTCGATAACAGAGTGTGCAGATTTTCCCTTGTGCTTTCTGACAGCCCAGGAGACATTTCAAAGCTACTGGAGATTTTAGCTCGGGAAGAAGCAAG AGTTTTGGATATCAAACAAGAACGCACGTTTGTGACATCTGAGCTCTTCACTGTTGAG
- the LOC104630806 gene encoding L-threonine ammonia-lyase isoform X3, which produces MNFAAQFLYSRVLKNRSPRDHAREDEDYDPFWQRDDNKIKKQDAPALCDLHCCKDGPIRNGLIGQKPPSINPERLKDFGEEDYLNGDVKTWEMKIVSRNEELLRDALSRIPQSSSRTSLSSSNKLIRFEDISAAAFKIQCGVQKTPCMYSRLSKQYGMDIYLKKEFLQYTGSVKERGVLYLLTSLPQDQQRKGVIVASDSNFSMAVAYHASELRIPVFVIMSTSTSPARVKTCREYGAMVISYGTTAKDSQTHARRLAQENGYLYLEEEDSAVYLSGLGTVGLELYEQVPKLDAVIFPAGGHCGLLAGSAAALKHLNPHISVIGVESESFPVLQQSLKAGHPIEDQACSNHHFYGDVSGLCFGSNSLQLTGKLVDKVVAVREEDILVSMLRLLEYERATVDAEGAIGLAALVAGKLPELKGKRVAIVICSGNLELHLLQQCIARALTLDNRVCRFSLVLSDSPGDISKLLEILAREEARVLDIKQERTFVTSELFTVEVTCTVETRDKIHTAQLRNALLERYPTAAWTER; this is translated from the exons ATGAATTTTGCAGCACAGTTTCTCTACTCCAGGGTGTTAAAAAACAGAAGTCCCAGGGACCACGCCAGGGAAGATGAAGACTACGATCCTTTCTGGCAAAG gGATGACAATAAAATCAAGAAACAAGATGCACCAGCACTTTGTGATCTTCACTGTTGCAAGGATGGGCCAATAAGAAATGGCCTTATTGGGCAGAAGCCACCCTCTATCAACCCTGAGAGACTGAAAGATTTTGGTGAGGAGGATTACCTGAACGGGGATGTGAAGACCTGGGAAATGAAGATAGTGAGCCGTAATGAGGAGTTACTCAGGGATGCCCTTTCCCGCATCCCTCAGTCAAGCAGTAGGACCAGCCTGTCAAGCAGTAACAAGCTGATTCGATTTGAAGATATTAGTGCAGCAGCTTTCAAAATCCAGTGCGGTGTTCAGAAAACCCCCTGCATG TATTCTAGGCTATCCAAGCAGTATGGAATGGACATCTACCTAAAGAAAGAGTTCCTCCAGTACACAGGGTCTGTGAAGGAACGAGGTGTACTTTATCTTCTGACATCGTTGCCTCAG GATCAGCAAAGAAAGGGGGTGATCGTGGCTTCGGACAGTAACTTTTCCATGGCTGTTGCTTACCACGCCTCAGAGCTCCGTATTCCAGTATTTGTCATCATGTCAACCAGCACGTCCCCGGCCAGAGTGAAAACATGCCGTGAGTACGGTGCCATGGTTATATCCTATGGCACTACAGCTAAGGATTCCCAGACGCACGCAAGAAGGTTGGCACAGGAGAATGGTTACCTCTACCTTGAAGA GGAGGACAGTGCTGTCTACCTGTCGGGCCTGGGAACCGTGGGGCTGGAGCTCTACGAGCAGGTGCCAAAGCTGGACGCAGTGATTTTCCCTGCGGGAGGCCACTGTGGCTTGCTGGCGGGGTCGGCTGCTGCACTCAAACACCTCAACCCGCACATTTCTGTAATT GGGGTTGAATCTGAAAGTTTCCCTGTATTGCAACAATCCTTAAAGGCTGGCCACCCAATTGAAGACCAGGCTTGCAGCAATCATCATTTTTACGGAG ATGTGAGCGGGCTTTGCTTTGGCAGCAATTCTTTGCAGCTGACTGGGAAACTTGTGGATAAAGTTGTTGCTGTGAG GGAGGAGGACATCCTCGTTTCAATGCTGAGATTGCTGGAGTATGAGCGAGCCACGGTTGATGCAGAAGGGGCCATTGGACTTGCAGCATTAGTTGCAGGGAAGCTGCCCGAGCTGAAGGGTAAAAG agTGGCCATTGTTATATGCAGTGGAAACCTGGAGCTACATTTGCTGCAACAGTGCATAGCTCGTGCCCTGACCCTCGATAACAGAGTGTGCAGATTTTCCCTTGTGCTTTCTGACAGCCCAGGAGACATTTCAAAGCTACTGGAGATTTTAGCTCGGGAAGAAGCAAG AGTTTTGGATATCAAACAAGAACGCACGTTTGTGACATCTGAGCTCTTCACTGTTGAG